In a single window of the Myxococcus fulvus genome:
- a CDS encoding TetR/AcrR family transcriptional regulator, which produces MSETSSKKLPKAQRREQLLDVAVAVVREEGTDALTLGHLAERAGVSKPITYEHFQTRAGLLMALYERTDARQVAQLQEALERTRRKLEDVARVMSAAYMSCYTTSGPEHSAIAAALKGDGQMEAFHQGLLDQYVDFYQRTLGPFCDLPREALRQRCVAIIGAAEALSRDVLRGAVAESTAANTLASLIVSWLTSRK; this is translated from the coding sequence ATGAGTGAGACCTCTTCCAAGAAGCTGCCCAAGGCCCAGCGACGCGAGCAACTGCTCGACGTGGCGGTGGCGGTGGTGCGCGAGGAGGGCACGGACGCGCTGACGCTTGGGCACCTGGCCGAGCGCGCGGGGGTGAGCAAGCCCATCACCTACGAGCACTTCCAGACGCGCGCCGGGCTCTTGATGGCGCTGTACGAGCGCACCGACGCGCGGCAGGTGGCCCAGCTCCAGGAGGCGCTCGAGCGCACGCGGCGCAAGCTGGAGGACGTGGCCCGGGTGATGAGCGCCGCGTACATGAGCTGCTACACCACGTCCGGCCCCGAGCACTCGGCCATCGCCGCCGCGCTCAAGGGGGACGGGCAGATGGAGGCCTTCCACCAGGGCCTGCTGGACCAGTACGTGGACTTCTACCAGCGCACGCTCGGGCCCTTCTGCGACCTGCCCCGGGAGGCGCTGCGCCAGCGCTGCGTGGCCATCATCGGCGCGGCGGAGGCCCTGTCGCGCGACGTGCTGCGCGGGGCCGTGGCGGAGAGCACGGCGGCCAACACGCTCGCGTCGCTCATCGTCTCCTGGTTGACCTCGCGCAAGTAG
- a CDS encoding saccharopine dehydrogenase, with translation MSSPTQKPVLIIGGSGVVGSLAAQTLRRFHPELPITIGGRDVARAEAVARGLGHADAVRVDLSRADLGLPEGRGYSAVVLFVKDHTLNALRFAQAQGIPHLGISTGLFEVAPEVAYFMNAPQRSAVLLGTSWLVGAATLPALHFAREFKTLDSIAMGAVLDEQDIGGPAASADLERAASAAPNALILEDGKWRWVGGAAGERRFLDGDGNEHVGQAYSLTDPVSLAAETKARAIRLDAVVGLSAGRRKGGAYSVETLFELEGTLHDGTPARVRYEMSHAQGQAPVTAVGVAVSVERLLGLAGGAPVAPGLYLPNVLIKPTYLMRRLEEAGVRTRRFS, from the coding sequence ATGTCTTCACCTACGCAGAAGCCCGTTCTCATCATCGGAGGCTCGGGCGTCGTCGGCTCGCTGGCCGCCCAGACGCTTCGTCGATTCCATCCCGAGCTGCCCATCACCATTGGGGGGAGGGATGTGGCCCGCGCGGAGGCGGTGGCCCGGGGGTTGGGGCACGCGGACGCGGTGCGCGTGGACTTGTCGCGCGCGGATTTGGGACTGCCCGAGGGGCGCGGGTACAGCGCCGTGGTCCTGTTCGTGAAGGACCACACGCTCAACGCGCTGCGCTTTGCTCAAGCCCAGGGCATCCCGCACCTGGGCATCTCCACGGGCCTGTTCGAGGTGGCGCCCGAGGTGGCGTACTTCATGAACGCGCCCCAGCGCTCGGCGGTGCTGCTGGGCACCAGCTGGCTGGTGGGGGCGGCGACGCTGCCCGCGCTCCACTTCGCGCGGGAGTTCAAGACGCTGGACTCCATCGCGATGGGCGCCGTGCTGGACGAGCAGGACATCGGCGGGCCCGCCGCGTCCGCGGACCTGGAGCGCGCCGCGAGCGCCGCGCCCAACGCGCTCATCCTCGAGGACGGCAAGTGGCGCTGGGTGGGCGGCGCGGCGGGGGAGCGGCGCTTCCTCGATGGCGACGGGAACGAGCACGTGGGGCAGGCGTACTCGCTGACGGACCCGGTGAGCCTGGCGGCCGAGACGAAGGCGCGCGCCATCCGGCTCGATGCGGTGGTGGGCCTGTCCGCCGGGCGTCGCAAGGGTGGGGCCTACTCCGTCGAGACGCTCTTCGAGCTCGAGGGCACGCTGCATGACGGCACGCCAGCGCGCGTGCGTTACGAGATGAGCCACGCGCAGGGACAGGCGCCCGTCACCGCGGTGGGGGTCGCCGTGAGCGTGGAGCGACTGCTGGGGCTCGCGGGCGGCGCTCCCGTCGCGCCGGGGCTCTACCTGCCGAACGTCCTCATCAAGCCCACCTACCTGATGCGCCGCCTCGAGGAGGCCGGCGTCCGCACGCGCCGCTTCTCCTGA
- a CDS encoding saccharopine dehydrogenase: MNNASKLNPVLFVGGSGVVGRRAVKALRDLQPHLPIRIGARDVTKASALAREVGHADAVRIDLERDDLGLPPGSAFSAVVVLLKDDSLRTLRYAQDQGVPYVSFSDFVFDIGPEVALHVQRPTAAPTLFLGHFLGGTVALATVHFARELAKVHAIRISAVFDEEDVGGPAALGDMDRVAKGVPSPLIRKEGRFLWATSEADITRTFQGVDGTPWNGRAYPLLDVASLAAVTDASDIRLDFALRPASRRAPGQGPGHEVIIELEGVKADGTPSLVRHALVDSDVHSGLSGKGAALAVERLLGLTGGAPVKPGLYSPEGVLDAAYVVSRLQEWGTRIHRV, from the coding sequence ATGAACAACGCATCGAAGCTCAACCCCGTCCTCTTCGTCGGTGGCTCCGGCGTCGTCGGACGTCGCGCCGTGAAGGCCCTGCGCGACCTCCAGCCGCACCTCCCCATTCGCATCGGCGCGCGCGATGTGACGAAGGCGTCCGCGCTCGCGCGTGAAGTGGGCCACGCCGACGCCGTGCGCATCGACCTGGAGCGCGATGACCTGGGCCTGCCCCCAGGCTCCGCCTTCAGCGCCGTCGTCGTGCTGCTCAAGGACGACTCGCTCCGGACCCTGCGGTACGCGCAGGACCAGGGCGTGCCCTACGTGTCCTTCTCCGACTTCGTCTTCGACATCGGCCCGGAGGTCGCGCTCCACGTCCAGCGGCCCACGGCCGCGCCCACGCTGTTCCTCGGCCACTTCCTGGGCGGCACCGTCGCCCTGGCCACCGTCCACTTCGCGCGCGAGCTGGCGAAGGTCCACGCCATCCGCATCTCCGCCGTGTTCGACGAGGAGGACGTCGGCGGACCCGCCGCGCTCGGCGACATGGACCGCGTGGCGAAGGGCGTGCCCAGCCCGCTCATCCGCAAGGAGGGCCGGTTCCTCTGGGCCACGAGCGAGGCCGACATCACGCGCACCTTCCAGGGCGTCGACGGCACCCCATGGAACGGCCGCGCGTATCCGCTGCTCGACGTGGCCTCGCTCGCCGCCGTCACGGACGCGAGCGACATCCGCCTGGACTTCGCGCTGCGCCCCGCGTCGCGCCGCGCGCCGGGGCAGGGGCCGGGCCACGAGGTCATCATCGAGCTGGAGGGCGTGAAGGCGGACGGAACGCCGTCACTCGTGCGTCACGCGCTGGTCGACTCGGACGTCCATTCCGGTCTCAGCGGAAAGGGCGCCGCGCTCGCCGTGGAGCGGCTGCTGGGCCTCACAGGTGGGGCGCCCGTGAAGCCCGGCCTGTACTCACCCGAGGGCGTGCTCGACGCGGCCTACGTCGTGAGCCGCCTCCAGGAGTGGGGAACGCGGATTCACCGCGTATGA
- a CDS encoding MarR family winged helix-turn-helix transcriptional regulator, whose protein sequence is MSPSNKKRGDALHLDEQLCFTLYSTVHLLNRTYRPLLEKLGLTYPQYLAMMVLWEEDGVTVKALGERLLLDSGTLTPLLKRLESAGLLKRERDVLDERQVRIRLTAPGRALRARAESVPPSILEASGCSLEELRDLKARVLAIREQLGARLGEESSAAAPRGQRKKSG, encoded by the coding sequence ATGTCCCCGTCGAACAAGAAGCGCGGCGACGCGCTGCACCTGGACGAGCAGCTGTGCTTCACCCTGTACTCGACGGTGCACCTGCTCAACCGCACGTACCGGCCGCTCCTGGAGAAGCTGGGCCTGACCTATCCCCAGTACCTGGCGATGATGGTGCTGTGGGAGGAGGACGGCGTCACGGTGAAGGCGCTGGGGGAGCGGCTCCTGCTCGACTCGGGCACGCTGACGCCGCTGCTCAAGCGGCTGGAGTCGGCGGGGTTGCTCAAGCGCGAGCGGGACGTGCTCGACGAGCGTCAGGTGCGCATCCGCCTGACGGCGCCGGGTCGCGCGCTGCGCGCCAGGGCGGAGAGCGTGCCGCCGTCCATCCTGGAGGCCTCGGGCTGCTCGCTGGAGGAGCTCCGGGACTTGAAGGCCCGCGTGCTCGCCATCCGTGAGCAGCTGGGCGCGCGGCTGGGCGAGGAGTCCTCCGCCGCGGCGCCCCGGGGTCAGCGCAAGAAGTCCGGCTAG
- a CDS encoding response regulator, protein MSGVPEGILLVVEDDADLRAAVVEIIASTGQRVSMAKDGLEALTWLEVHGRPRLVLLDMGMPRMTGHDFLVRVARHWPGLAVVAMTTRPIHHPGVLDTLLKPFDLETLLERLPIWLSLARDLPRP, encoded by the coding sequence ATGTCGGGAGTCCCCGAAGGCATCCTCCTCGTGGTGGAGGACGATGCGGACCTGCGAGCCGCCGTCGTCGAAATCATCGCGAGCACGGGACAGCGCGTGTCCATGGCGAAGGACGGCCTGGAGGCGCTCACCTGGTTGGAGGTGCACGGCCGTCCCAGGCTGGTGCTGCTCGACATGGGAATGCCCCGCATGACGGGCCACGACTTCCTCGTGCGCGTGGCGCGGCACTGGCCCGGCCTCGCCGTGGTCGCGATGACGACGCGGCCCATCCATCACCCGGGCGTGCTGGACACGCTGCTCAAGCCCTTCGACCTGGAGACGCTCCTGGAGCGGCTCCCCATCTGGCTGAGTCTGGCGCGCGACCTGCCCCGGCCCTGA
- a CDS encoding helix-turn-helix domain-containing protein gives MRQLRNGRELTQEVLAERCDLSVDAIRRIERGSFSPSLDTLGKLSVGLDVSLKTLFQGFEHERTGDVAEICDFLSCRSDPEVKLARRVLQAMFEDS, from the coding sequence GTGCGCCAGCTCCGTAATGGCCGTGAGCTCACCCAGGAGGTGCTGGCCGAGCGGTGCGACCTGTCCGTGGATGCCATCCGTCGCATCGAGCGCGGGTCCTTCTCTCCCTCGCTGGACACGCTGGGCAAGCTGTCCGTGGGCCTGGACGTGTCGCTCAAGACGCTCTTCCAGGGCTTCGAGCACGAGCGCACCGGCGACGTGGCGGAAATCTGCGACTTCCTCTCGTGTCGCTCCGACCCGGAGGTGAAGCTCGCCCGGAGGGTGCTCCAGGCGATGTTCGAGGACTCGTAG
- a CDS encoding GDSL-type esterase/lipase family protein encodes MTHSEVGWVGVGRVLRVLACGGLLTACEIGSEARPLAAPVPAAVATPAVASPRTPVSVPAAAPRRALPEPSERTRSTQALAVKLGAPGARVDDPCVASVAQGCARTALAPFFESLDALSSGTAKRPTVIEAFGNSLIAGDRIVDILRDDLGASFGAAGRGVLLVDRMAPYGGRGRASHSASGWTPRTLGELRAPPLPFGITGVYHVATQAKARGRFKLEGETRGALWWLDVPQGGALSVVSGDTVLARTTPEGTGASRSTRFELPPGATTVDVVAEGKGAVVQGVVLQHERPGIVLDMLGVPSADASLYARLEDGALRSQLTEREPKLLVFFLGGNESKRLEWKRTDLTTLREDLGALLRRARVAAPSSACLVVGPMDAVRDAKDSGKAFTQRPFLEAVVEAEREVSLAEGCAFFNLYEAMGGKGALTRFHKSGFMHDDLVHPRGRGLDVLGHLVTDALLRAWVETPPAQGPVAQVAPAAERVEAVP; translated from the coding sequence ATGACGCATTCGGAAGTCGGGTGGGTGGGCGTCGGGCGCGTGCTCCGCGTCCTGGCCTGTGGCGGGCTGCTGACCGCTTGTGAAATCGGTTCCGAGGCACGTCCCCTCGCCGCGCCAGTCCCCGCGGCGGTGGCGACGCCCGCCGTGGCGTCACCGAGGACCCCGGTGTCGGTGCCCGCCGCGGCGCCTCGTCGGGCCCTTCCGGAGCCGTCCGAGCGGACCCGCTCGACGCAAGCGCTGGCGGTGAAGCTGGGTGCTCCGGGCGCGAGGGTGGATGACCCGTGCGTGGCGTCGGTGGCGCAAGGGTGCGCGCGCACCGCGCTGGCGCCCTTCTTCGAGTCGCTGGACGCGCTGTCGTCGGGCACGGCGAAGCGGCCCACCGTCATCGAGGCGTTCGGCAACTCCCTCATCGCGGGCGATCGCATCGTGGACATCCTGAGGGACGACCTGGGCGCGAGCTTCGGCGCGGCGGGCCGGGGCGTGCTGCTGGTGGACCGGATGGCGCCCTACGGCGGGCGAGGCCGGGCGAGCCACAGCGCGAGCGGTTGGACGCCGCGCACGCTGGGCGAGCTGCGCGCGCCGCCGCTGCCGTTCGGAATCACCGGCGTGTACCACGTGGCCACCCAGGCGAAGGCGCGCGGTCGCTTCAAGCTGGAGGGTGAGACGCGCGGCGCGCTGTGGTGGCTGGACGTCCCGCAAGGCGGCGCGCTCAGCGTGGTGAGCGGCGACACGGTGCTGGCGCGCACGACGCCGGAGGGCACGGGCGCGTCGCGCTCCACGCGCTTCGAGCTGCCGCCCGGCGCGACGACGGTGGACGTGGTGGCCGAGGGCAAGGGCGCGGTGGTGCAGGGCGTGGTGCTCCAGCACGAGCGCCCCGGCATCGTCCTGGACATGTTGGGTGTGCCCTCCGCGGACGCGAGCCTGTACGCGCGGCTGGAGGATGGGGCGCTGCGCTCGCAGCTCACCGAGCGGGAGCCGAAGCTCTTGGTGTTCTTCCTGGGCGGCAACGAGTCCAAGCGCCTGGAGTGGAAGCGCACGGACCTGACGACGCTGCGCGAGGACCTGGGGGCGCTCTTGCGGCGGGCCCGCGTGGCGGCGCCCTCGAGCGCGTGTCTGGTGGTGGGGCCGATGGACGCGGTGCGCGACGCGAAGGACTCGGGCAAGGCCTTCACCCAGCGCCCGTTCCTGGAGGCGGTGGTGGAGGCGGAGCGCGAGGTGTCGCTCGCGGAGGGCTGCGCGTTCTTCAACCTGTACGAGGCGATGGGCGGCAAGGGTGCGCTGACGCGCTTCCACAAGTCCGGCTTCATGCATGACGACCTGGTGCACCCGCGTGGACGGGGGCTGGATGTGCTGGGGCATCTGGTGACGGACGCGCTCTTGCGCGCGTGGGTGGAGACGCCGCCGGCCCAGGGCCCCGTGGCCCAGGTGGCCCCGGCGGCCGAGCGGGTGGAGGCCGTGCCATGA
- a CDS encoding serine hydrolase, translating into MRRAGWLAVVLCVSTPVVAAPKLPSVCESVEADEAGASARALPEEVTKALDAIVRSELSQGPVAGLSVAVSRGARQWVCGYGYRDVAKRLPATPRTTYRMASVTKSFTAVAVLQLVEQGKLSLDADIHTVVPTYPAKQWTVTVKDLLGHLSGVPTYDGVASTQNVKAVSTEEALALFSQKPLAFEPRSRYLYSTWGYNLLGAAVESASGKSYRDYLREHVFQPAGMAHADLDVTATRDEHQAAGYRVKDGVLKPSRFLDVSSRFGGGGTRGTVGDMLGFGRAVLSHRLVSRDTMGKMQASMATSDGRLTDYGMGFATYPLRGHYLVAHAGGQPETTTLLVMFPAEDTVISLATNIEGEAKRLRRLSIRLMEGLLEQGVTRRDAHFTDPVDSVVYEGLGRIASYGLAYHLWATRGPGSLPADEDLPGAFARVSELLDRKAIGRDGKAALERIRGGHDPRLGSVFIRVGAHMARTLEKAQGPERLLAYPAEGPLSFFADYLAACDAQGVPDTERFGEPLRTDLLRFVAGWKRAEVPELRHQRLDEESNPEPRWAVVKKAAGLSPDVRPDYSDEMLRIAERFAWRKQQAGRLRWLERAVELHPRSVDARLALSQALLVAKRDEEVLGHLREALATPQGMLALAPTQLLKRVAEAESPRVGLGLLRAAVALHPESPELWESLAKREKAQGHKAEAKAALRQARRAREARPESSVDPASRSGGDRGAGPVPDDHGLVRPRPSP; encoded by the coding sequence ATGCGACGCGCGGGGTGGCTGGCCGTCGTCCTCTGTGTCTCGACGCCGGTGGTCGCGGCGCCGAAGCTGCCGTCGGTCTGCGAGAGCGTGGAGGCGGACGAGGCCGGCGCCTCGGCGCGCGCGCTGCCCGAGGAGGTGACGAAGGCGCTGGACGCCATCGTCCGCTCGGAGCTGTCCCAGGGGCCCGTGGCGGGGCTGTCCGTGGCGGTGTCCCGCGGAGCGCGGCAGTGGGTGTGTGGTTATGGCTACCGCGACGTGGCGAAGCGGCTGCCCGCGACGCCGCGCACCACGTACCGCATGGCGTCCGTCACCAAGTCCTTCACCGCGGTGGCGGTGTTGCAGCTGGTGGAGCAGGGGAAGCTGTCGCTGGACGCGGACATCCACACGGTGGTGCCGACGTATCCGGCGAAGCAGTGGACCGTCACGGTGAAGGACCTGCTGGGACACCTGAGCGGCGTGCCCACGTATGACGGCGTGGCGTCGACCCAGAACGTGAAGGCGGTGAGCACCGAGGAGGCGCTGGCGCTGTTCTCCCAGAAGCCGCTCGCGTTCGAGCCGCGCTCCCGCTACCTGTACAGCACGTGGGGCTACAACCTGCTGGGCGCGGCGGTGGAGTCCGCGTCCGGGAAGTCGTATCGCGACTACCTGCGCGAGCATGTCTTCCAGCCCGCGGGCATGGCGCACGCGGACCTGGATGTCACCGCGACGCGCGACGAGCACCAGGCGGCGGGCTACCGGGTGAAGGACGGGGTGCTCAAGCCCTCGCGCTTCCTGGATGTGTCCAGCCGCTTCGGCGGTGGCGGGACGCGGGGCACGGTGGGGGACATGCTCGGCTTCGGTCGGGCGGTGCTGTCACATCGGCTGGTGTCTCGCGACACGATGGGGAAGATGCAGGCGTCCATGGCCACGAGCGACGGGCGGCTGACGGACTACGGCATGGGCTTCGCGACCTATCCCTTGCGCGGCCACTACCTGGTGGCGCACGCGGGAGGGCAGCCGGAGACGACGACGCTGCTGGTGATGTTCCCCGCGGAGGACACGGTCATCTCGCTGGCCACGAACATCGAGGGCGAGGCGAAGCGCCTGCGCCGGCTGTCCATCCGGTTGATGGAAGGGCTGCTGGAGCAGGGCGTCACGCGGAGGGATGCGCACTTCACGGACCCGGTGGACTCGGTGGTGTACGAGGGGCTGGGGCGCATCGCGAGCTATGGGCTCGCGTACCATCTGTGGGCCACGCGCGGGCCGGGCTCGCTGCCGGCGGACGAGGACCTGCCGGGCGCGTTCGCGCGGGTGTCGGAGCTGCTGGACCGCAAGGCGATTGGACGCGACGGCAAGGCGGCGCTGGAGCGCATCCGCGGTGGGCATGACCCGCGACTGGGGTCGGTGTTCATCCGCGTGGGGGCGCACATGGCGCGCACGTTGGAGAAGGCGCAGGGACCGGAGCGACTGCTGGCGTATCCGGCCGAGGGGCCGCTGTCGTTCTTCGCGGACTACCTGGCGGCGTGTGATGCGCAGGGGGTGCCGGACACGGAGCGCTTCGGTGAGCCGCTGCGCACGGACCTGCTGCGGTTCGTGGCGGGGTGGAAGCGCGCGGAGGTTCCGGAGCTGCGGCATCAGCGGTTGGATGAGGAGTCGAATCCGGAGCCGCGCTGGGCGGTGGTGAAGAAGGCGGCGGGGCTGTCGCCGGACGTGCGGCCGGACTACTCGGACGAGATGCTGCGCATCGCGGAGCGCTTCGCGTGGCGCAAGCAGCAGGCGGGGCGGCTGCGCTGGCTGGAGCGCGCGGTGGAGCTGCATCCGAGGAGCGTGGACGCGCGATTGGCGTTGTCGCAGGCGCTGCTGGTGGCGAAGCGGGACGAGGAGGTGCTGGGGCACCTTCGCGAGGCGCTCGCGACGCCGCAGGGCATGTTGGCGCTGGCGCCGACGCAGTTGCTCAAGCGCGTGGCGGAGGCGGAGTCTCCGCGCGTGGGGCTGGGGCTGCTGCGCGCGGCGGTGGCGCTGCATCCGGAGTCGCCGGAGCTGTGGGAGTCGCTGGCGAAGCGGGAGAAGGCGCAGGGGCACAAGGCCGAGGCGAAGGCGGCGCTGCGTCAGGCGCGCCGCGCGCGTGAGGCCCGGCCGGAGTCCTCGGTGGACCCCGCGAGCCGGAGCGGTGGAGACCGTGGCGCGGGCCCCGTGCCAGATGACCACGGACTGGTGCGCCCGCGTCCGTCGCCTTGA
- a CDS encoding YIP1 family protein, which produces MSELVCPFCQFPVGAGALRCGGCGASFLVSPPPDSGAPVCAVHPQWMSQHACERCGAFACAQCLRRGPRQELVCESCHARVPHAQLPWDQRAELGWVKAFWKTCVEVMLRPVTTFARMSREASVGDSLLFAGLSAFVGYFSTWFLYTLFLLAFPYETFPASGSDNETNPALFRGVAVVLFVICMLLVPLLSMGLTLVAAGLDHLVLKVAGAQGTFATTLRGHALAQGVYLAGLVPFCSMYVLPFWSLGVRVSAYRSLHGVGWGPAVFGALLIPALTCCIGVGSYVAILTSILAPGALKL; this is translated from the coding sequence GTGTCCGAGCTCGTGTGTCCCTTCTGCCAGTTCCCCGTGGGCGCGGGTGCCCTTCGCTGCGGTGGCTGCGGCGCCTCCTTCCTCGTCTCGCCTCCGCCCGACTCGGGCGCTCCGGTGTGCGCCGTCCATCCGCAGTGGATGAGCCAGCATGCGTGTGAGCGCTGCGGCGCCTTCGCGTGCGCCCAATGTCTGCGCCGTGGCCCTCGGCAGGAGCTGGTCTGCGAGTCGTGTCACGCCCGCGTGCCCCACGCGCAGCTCCCCTGGGACCAGCGCGCCGAGCTCGGCTGGGTCAAGGCGTTCTGGAAGACGTGCGTCGAGGTGATGCTCCGCCCCGTCACCACCTTCGCGCGGATGTCGCGCGAGGCGTCGGTGGGCGACTCGCTCCTCTTCGCGGGCCTCTCCGCGTTCGTGGGCTACTTCTCCACCTGGTTCCTCTACACCCTCTTCCTGCTCGCCTTCCCCTACGAGACCTTCCCCGCCAGCGGCTCCGACAACGAGACCAACCCCGCGCTCTTCCGCGGCGTCGCCGTGGTCCTCTTCGTCATCTGCATGCTGCTGGTGCCGTTGCTGAGCATGGGCCTCACGCTCGTGGCCGCGGGCCTGGACCACCTGGTGCTGAAGGTCGCGGGCGCGCAAGGCACCTTCGCGACGACGCTGCGCGGCCATGCCCTGGCCCAGGGTGTCTACCTCGCGGGCCTGGTGCCCTTCTGCAGCATGTACGTGCTGCCCTTCTGGAGCCTCGGCGTCCGCGTCTCCGCGTACCGGAGCCTGCACGGTGTCGGCTGGGGACCCGCGGTGTTCGGCGCGCTGCTGATACCCGCGCTCACCTGCTGCATCGGCGTGGGCAGCTACGTGGCCATCCTGACCTCCATCCTCGCCCCCGGGGCCCTCAAGCTCTGA
- a CDS encoding low affinity iron permease family protein, giving the protein MSIFQGMHERFHKFAQGVSERVGSVQALVLAVAVVVLWLVSGPLFHFSDTWQLVINTATTVVTFLMVFVIQATQNRDAKAIHLKLDELIRSQRHARNFFTDLEHATDEELAELSRQFKQVHERAQRRRAAKEGPHSRDGDAKH; this is encoded by the coding sequence GTGAGCATCTTCCAGGGGATGCACGAGCGCTTCCACAAGTTCGCCCAGGGCGTGTCCGAGCGCGTGGGCTCGGTCCAGGCGTTGGTCCTGGCGGTGGCGGTGGTGGTCCTGTGGTTGGTGTCGGGGCCGCTGTTCCACTTCAGCGACACATGGCAGCTCGTCATCAACACGGCGACGACGGTCGTCACGTTCCTGATGGTGTTCGTCATCCAGGCCACGCAGAACCGGGATGCGAAGGCCATCCATCTCAAGCTGGATGAGCTCATCCGCTCGCAGCGGCATGCCCGCAACTTCTTCACGGACCTGGAGCACGCCACGGACGAGGAGCTCGCGGAGCTGTCGCGCCAGTTCAAGCAGGTGCACGAGCGCGCCCAGCGCCGCCGCGCCGCGAAGGAAGGGCCGCATTCACGGGATGGCGACGCGAAGCACTGA
- a CDS encoding amidohydrolase family protein: MSPTQPADRIFEGGTLLTMNDQQPTAEAVAVQAGRILAVGTRADILALRGPDTEVVSLRGGTMIPAIVDDPTTTDAAAGDAEPQTQGTLEPGQRANFVVLSDNPLTVTPRAREDLRVLHIVKDGESLYFDNARGAKEEEDTVFTEALFLDESGWLV; the protein is encoded by the coding sequence ATGAGCCCCACCCAGCCCGCGGACCGCATCTTCGAGGGTGGCACCCTCCTCACTATGAACGACCAGCAGCCCACCGCCGAGGCCGTCGCCGTCCAGGCCGGTCGCATCCTCGCCGTGGGCACCCGCGCCGACATCCTCGCGCTGCGCGGCCCCGACACGGAGGTCGTCTCGCTGCGGGGCGGCACCATGATTCCCGCCATCGTCGATGACCCCACCACCACCGACGCGGCCGCCGGCGACGCCGAACCCCAAACCCAGGGCACGCTCGAGCCCGGTCAGCGCGCCAACTTCGTCGTGCTCTCCGACAACCCGCTCACCGTGACACCCCGCGCCCGCGAGGACCTGCGCGTGCTGCACATCGTCAAGGACGGCGAGAGCCTCTACTTCGACAACGCGCGGGGCGCGAAGGAAGAGGAAGACACGGTGTTCACCGAGGCCCTCTTCCTCGACGAGAGCGGCTGGCTCGTCTGA
- a CDS encoding trimeric intracellular cation channel family protein yields MSLDLTEPNVQEQVISLGTLVADLLGVFSGSVLGALLAERRKMDLMGFLVLGLVSGVGGGILRDTLLQVGPPLVLVKPAYLVAAFTGAFAAFLFELRHGPTVKLLSMLDALTLGSFAVAGTQRTLEVGLSPGTAVLIGIITAAGGGIIRDVLIRRTPTVMRPEPGYYAIAALAASLVCLAFSLTGHRRLALVAGMAVGALVRLVSVRRGWRLPVKRSRQPPRKGDDFGGPPDSEEWVKP; encoded by the coding sequence ATGTCACTCGACCTGACGGAACCCAATGTCCAGGAGCAGGTCATCTCGCTGGGGACGCTGGTGGCGGACCTGCTCGGGGTGTTCTCCGGCTCGGTGCTGGGCGCGCTCTTGGCCGAGCGTCGGAAGATGGACCTGATGGGCTTCCTCGTCCTGGGCCTGGTGTCCGGCGTGGGCGGCGGCATCCTCCGCGACACGCTGCTGCAGGTGGGGCCTCCGCTGGTGTTGGTGAAGCCGGCGTACCTGGTCGCGGCCTTCACGGGGGCGTTCGCCGCGTTCCTCTTCGAGCTGCGGCACGGGCCGACGGTGAAGCTCTTGTCGATGCTGGACGCGCTGACGCTGGGCTCGTTCGCGGTGGCGGGCACGCAGCGCACGCTGGAGGTGGGGCTCAGTCCGGGGACGGCGGTGTTGATTGGCATCATCACCGCTGCGGGAGGCGGCATCATCCGCGACGTGCTCATCCGGCGCACGCCCACGGTGATGAGACCGGAGCCCGGGTACTACGCCATCGCGGCGCTCGCGGCGAGCCTGGTGTGTCTGGCGTTCTCGCTCACCGGGCACCGGCGTCTGGCATTGGTGGCGGGCATGGCGGTGGGCGCGCTGGTGCGCCTCGTCTCGGTGCGACGCGGGTGGAGGCTGCCGGTGAAGCGCTCGCGTCAGCCGCCCCGGAAGGGCGATGACTTCGGTGGACCCCCGGACAGCGAGGAGTGGGTGAAGCCGTGA